Proteins from a genomic interval of Nitrospirota bacterium:
- a CDS encoding chemotaxis protein CheW, whose product MILSLDGGSFAVPITKLLEITLPREIQKDGGLTSMFEGKVAFRGKSIPVLNPKKIFNLSGKAGGVLLVLKGIKGVIGLLVDAVAEIIDADQNPASFPAGVLNPALRYYAGIIRHKGELILLLNEEGLLQ is encoded by the coding sequence TTGATATTATCACTGGACGGGGGGAGCTTCGCCGTTCCGATTACCAAGCTGTTGGAGATCACGCTTCCCCGCGAGATCCAGAAGGACGGCGGTCTCACCTCGATGTTCGAGGGCAAGGTCGCGTTCCGAGGAAAATCGATCCCGGTCCTGAACCCCAAGAAGATCTTCAATCTTTCCGGCAAGGCCGGCGGTGTCTTGCTCGTGCTCAAGGGTATCAAGGGCGTCATCGGTCTGCTCGTGGATGCAGTCGCGGAGATCATAGACGCCGATCAGAATCCGGCTTCCTTTCCGGCGGGGGTGCTGAACCCCGCGCTGCGGTATTATGCCGGCATTATCCGGCACAAAGGCGAGCTTATCCTGCTGCTGAATGAGGAAGGGCTGTTGCAATGA